GGTGAGCGCGAGCGCTGGGTGTCCGTCGCCGGCCGCACCACGGTGCAGGCCGACGGAGCGCACGACCTGTGTTCCCGCCTCGCCGCTCGCTACTGGGACCTCGACGACCAGGCCCGGGCCGAGGATCTCGCCATGATGCTGGCCGCCGACCAGTTCCGCGTCGTCATCCACCCGGAGACCGTGCACCGCTACGCGCACTGACCGATGGCCGAGCGGCATGTGCCGCTGGGTGAGCGCGGTCCGATCCCTGGCCTGCGGAAACCGATGACAGCGTGGTGCGGCGCTTGCGCGCGCGTGCCGGACGGGCCGGGGGCGGCCCGTCCGGCACGCGGACGGTGGGCGGGAGGGAGAGGCGCGGTCAGGAGCGTCCGGCGGGCAGCAGGCCGACAGCCTTCAGCCGCTTGTTCGAGCACCGGGAGGCCCAGGCGACGACCAGGAGACCCAGGCCCAGGAGCGGGAAGCCCATGGCGATCTTGGCGAAGCCCAGCGAGCCGACCTGGTCCGAGTCGTAGAGCCACTGCTGGACGACGAACCGGGTGCCGAAGATGCCGGCCAGCACCAGGGTGGCGACGTCGTAGTAGAAGCGGGAGCGCTTGTCCGCGCGCCAGACGGTGCCCTTGCCGGTGGCCGAGTTCCAGATCACACCGGCCAGGGGCCACCGCGCCAGCACGGAGACGAGGAAGAGGACGGCGCCGCCCAGGCTCGCCCAGATGCCGATGAGGAAGTAGTCCTTGGCCGAACCGGTGTACCAGGAGATGCCGGCGGCGACCGCGACACCGAACAGGCCGCCGAGCGCCGGCTGGAGCGATTCCTTGCGCCAGAGCCGCTCTACGGCGATGCCCACCGCGAGGGCGGCGGCGGTGATGATGGCCACCTTGAGCCCGCGGACGTTGTTGGCGACGACGAAGGCCACGACGGGCAGCGTCGAGTACATCAGTCCCCTGGAGCCTCCCATCTGGTCGAGGGCCGACGCCTGCTTCCGGCGGCCTGGCACCTGCTGCGCCTGCGTGTCGGTCGCCGTCTCCTGGGAACTTGTGGTCTTCACGATGATCAGCTCTTCCGGGTTCATCTGGGGGACGAGTTGCGACGTGGCAACGTCACTTAATGACATCTTGGCATTAAGTGACGAGTCTGGCTACCCCTCGGTGTGTGACCTGGGCCACACCCGAAGTGTCTGGCTCGGCGACTGGCCCCGTGAGCCGTCCGGCGGGCGAGATGTGTGCTGCCCTCCGGTGGGTTCTGTCCCCCGCGCGAGCTACGCGCAGGTGTCCACCGTGCGGTGACGATTCCGGGCCGCCGGCTCCGTAGCGTTCGGCGCAGCCGCGGCGCTTGGGTCGCGGATCCGGCGAAGGAGCGGTCTTCGTGAGGCCGGCGTGGCAGCCCGTGGCCGTCGCGGCGGTCGCCGGTCGGCCGGGGAGCGCTGATCGGCGACGGGCGCGGTGGCGCTGTTCGGCTTCATGGCCGCTGCCGGTATCTCGCGCTTGATCGCGTCGTCCTTCTCCGCGTCAATTCTCTGAGCAGGAGTGCATTATGAAACGCAATAGCAGGAAATCTGCTCTGATCGCGCTGTGCTGCACCGTGGCCGGTGTGGGGCTTGCCGGCTGCGCGGAGTCCTCAAAGGCGGATTCGGATCCGTCCGCGAGCGAGAGCATTTCCGGTGCCGCGGCGCGGGCGGACGATGAGGGCTTGCTCACCAGAGCCAAGAAGATCAAGGTCGACGGCCGGTCGGTGAACGTGTCCTGCTCGGGCCGTTGGGCGGAGGGCAAGCCGGTCATCGTCCTCATGCACGGGGGAGGCGATTCGCTGAAGAAGCTGGCCGGCGTCCAGAAGACCCTGGGCAAGAAGAACCGGGTCTGTTCCTACGACCGGCTCGGTGCGGGCGCCAGCGACCAGCCCGAGGGGCCGCAGACCCTCAAGAGCGGCGGGAAGGTTTTGACCGGGGTGCTCGACCGGGTCGCCGGGGACCGGCCGGTCGTCCTGGCCGGGCATTCACTGGGCGGGCTGATCGCCGCCAGGTACGCCCCCGACCATCAAGACAGGGTCAAGGGGCTGGTCCTGATGGACGCCACCTCACCGACACAGCGCGCCGACCTCACCAAGGGGATCCCCGAGTCCGCCACCGGCCCGGCGGCCGAGTTGCGTGACCAGACCCTGGCGGTCCTCAACGGGAAGAGCCCGGAGAAGCTCGTGGTCCCCGACGGGAAGGTCCGCTCCGCCGGGAACATCCCCGTGGAGGTGATCAAGCACGGGAAGCAGTACCTCGCGGCCGTTCCCGAGTACGGGCCGGGCCTGGAGCGGGCGTGGACCAGGGGCCAGCACAAGTGGCTCGCGGTATCCAGCCGCAGCCACCTGAGCACCGCCAAGAAGAGCGAGCACTACATCTACCTCGACCAGCCCGATGTCGCCGTCAAGGCGATTCGGCGCGTCGCCTCACGGGCCGCGGACCACGCGTAGGCCCTGGACCGAGGATCGTCCTGCGGGGGCTGGGGACGGTGGTCATCCTGATGCCGACGGGGGCGCTCCGCCGTCCGCGCGGCGCGTCAGGTGACCAGGCCGTGGCGGTAGGCATGGACGACCGCCTGGACGCGGTCGCGGAGTCCGAGTTTGGTGAGGATGCGCGACACGAAGGTTTTCACGGTCTCCTGGCTGAGGAGAAGGACCGCGGCGATCTCGCTGTTGGAGAGGCCGTCCGCGATGAGGCGAAGGACCTCCAGCTCGCGGGGGGTCAGCGGGACGTCGTGCGGGCTGCCCTCCGCGGGCCGGACCCGGGCGGCGTACCTGCCCACCAGCTGGCGCGTCACCTCGGGGTCCAGCAGGGCCGCGCCCGTCGCCACGACCCGGATCCCGTGCAGCAGTTGGGCCGGTGGTGCGTCCTTGAGCAGGAACCCGCTCGCCCCCGCGCGCAGCGCCTGGTAGACGTACTCGTCCAGGTTGAACGTGGTCACCACGAGCACCTTGACGGGATGCGGCACCCCGGCACCGGCCAGCAGGCGGGTGGCCTCGATGCCGTCGAGCACCGGCATGCGTACGTCCATCACCACGACGTCCGGGCGCAGTTGGCCGGCGAGGTCGACCGCGGCCTGACCGTCCCCGCACTCGCCCGCCACCTCGAGGTCGGGCTGAGCGTCGATGATCGTCACCAGCCCGGTGCGGACCAGCACCTGGTCGTCGCAGACCAGGACCCGGATCGGCGCGGTCACGACGGGCTCCGCGCGGGTATACGGGCCCGCACGTAGAAGCCGCCGCCCGTCCGCCGGCCCGCGCTGAAGTCGCCGCCCAGGACGCCGACCCGTTCGCGGAGACCGGCGAGGCCCCGTCCGCTCCCGCCGGGGGATGCGGCCTGCGAGCCGGAGCCGTCCGTGCCGACCTCCACGGTGATCTCCCTTTCGCCGTGCAGCACCTGGACCGAGGTGCGGCTGCCGCGGGCGTACTTGAGGGCGTTCGTCAGCCCCTCCTGGACGACCCGGTAGGCCACGAGATCGGCGCTGCCGATCGACTCCGCCGGCGTGCCCTCCTCGGTGAACTCCACCGGCTGCCCGGCCCGCCGCGTCTGCTCCACGAGTGTGAGAAGTCTGCCGACGGACGGTGTCCTGGCCTCGGTGCCGTGGTCGGGGTTGAGCAGGTCGAGCAGGTGCCGCAGGTCGGTGATGGCCCGTCGGCCGGTGTCGGTGACGGCGGTCAGGGTCTGGTCGAGGCGCTCCGGCGCTGCGGTCAGATAGCGTGCCGCCTCGGCCTGCACGACCATCGCCGTCACGTGGTGGGTCACGACGTCGTGGAGCTCGCCGGCGATGCGGGTGCGCTCGGCGGCGCGGGTGTCCTCGGCGATGCGGTGGCGGAGTTCGGCCTCCGTGGCCCGGGTGGAGCGCAGCCACGCCCCGATGCTCCACGCGAGGGCCAGCGCCAGGTAGAACGTCACGAACCCGGCCACCGTCTCGCCCGAACCGAGCCGGCCGAGCGTGACCGCCAACGGCACGTACGCCGCGGAGAACAGGAGCGCGGTGGCGCGCCGGTGCCGCTCCAGCCGGGACCCCACGCCCAGCAGTGCGACGGGCAGCGCGGTGCCCGCGAACGAGTGGTAGCCGCGAAGCTGGTCGACGGCGAAGCCGAGCGACACCAGGGTGAGACAGACGGCCGGCCACCGTCGGCACACGGCGAGCGGGAGGCATTGGAGGGCGACCGCGACGACGGCCGGCGTGTCGAAGGGGTGGGCGGGCATGCCGCCGAGCTGCGTCCCGCGGCTGTGGAGCGACGGCAGGAGCGACCCGGCGAAGAGCAGCAGCCCGAGCGAGAGATATCCGAGCGAGAGATACCGGACCGCGCCGTCGAAGCGGCGCCAAAGCTCCGGGACCTGCCGAAGCCGCGGGACCCGGCACAGCTCCGGGATCCGCCGAAGACTGATCACTGGGGCATTTTAGTGGTGGCGTCAACCCGGTCGGCGCGACGGCGGGGCACCAGACGGCCGCGCCTGCGGGCCGCCCACATGAACACGATCGTCGCCAGCACGCAGAACAGCACCGAGAACACGCTTCCCTCGGGGCCGAAGTCGCCGCCGGTGACGAACTGCGGGCCGGACGCCGTGGTGTCCAGCAGTCCCTGGTTGGCGCCGTTGCCGGAGACCTCGCTGCTGAAGATGCCGGCCGCGGCGAAGTTCCAGCCGAAGTGCACGCCGATCGGCACCCACAGCTTGCGGGTGGCGATGTACGCGGCGGTGAGCATGCCGCCACCCTCGATGGCGACGGCGACGGTGCCCCACAAACTGGCGTCCGGGTTGGCCAAGTGGTAGACGCCGAACAGTACGCCGGTCAGTGTCATCGCGATCCACGTACCGGTGCGCTCCTCGGTGATCCGGAACAGGACGCCGCGGAAGAGCAGTTCCTCCGTCACGGCAGCGGCGGCCATGAAGCCGACGAGTCCTACCGCTCCGGTCGTCGAGCCCCGGCCGTTGATCTCGTAGTACCCGTTGGTGGCGAGTTGCAGGATGACGAGCCCGAACACCGCAAAGCCGATCAGCGTCCCCAGGCCGAGCCCGGCTCCGGCCCCCTTCGCCGCCACCTCCACGGACGGGCGGCGCTCGGTCCGCCGCACCACCCACCCGTAGGCGAGCACCGCGAGCACGGCTGTCGGGACACCGAGCGCGAGCGTGAGCCACGGGTTCCCGTCCCCCGCGGCAAGCCCCTGGCCGCCGATGAATGCGACCGCCGCGACGGCCACGAACTGCCACACCAGTCTCATGAAGACGACTCCTTGCCGGATCCGCGGCCGGAGCGCCGCGGCTGCGCCGAACGCTACGGAGTCGGCGGCCCGGAATCGTCACCGCACGGTGGACACCTGCGCGTAGCTCGCACGGGGGACAGCGCAGGCCCGCCCGGCCCAGCTGGTCCTCTTCGACCGCCTCGAAAACGAAGCCGGGTCCACCACGCCAAAGCGGCTTTTACGGGGCGACCGGGTCCCCCACGGCTCCCCCGGTGGCGTTGCGGATGGCCTGCGCGACTCGTTCGGGGGCGTCGGCGAATTCCCGGAGATCGGCGCCCCCCAGGACGGCGGCGCCGATGTCCTCACTGATGACCCGCAGAGCAGCCGCGGCTGCTCCGGCGTGCAGGCGTACCTGGAGGTCGTCGGCCAGGAGCTGAAGTCGCTCCGCGATGATCCCGGCCATCTCGCGTTCCAACTGGTCGCAGGCCATCAGCCAGGCAGTGCGGATGGCCGGCTCCGTGTCGGCCAGCCGGATCATTTTCATCGCGAGCGTGTTGTCGGCCTGCTCGACGTCGCTGGCTTCACGACCGAACCTGCGCGTCTCCGCGGAGAAATGCTCTTCGAGGGAGAGGTCCCGAGGCCAGCTGCGCAAGGCGGACATCTCCCACTCCAGGCCTTGCGAAACGATGGGCTCGGCACAGCTCTCCTTGCTGCGGAAGTGGCGCCAGACGGTGCGTGTCGACAGGCCTACGGCCTCGGCGATCTGGTCGCCGCTGGTCCCGTCCACGCCCTGCTCCCAGAACAGGCGGGACGCTTCCCGTGAGATCTCCAGTCTCAAGCGGTGGCGCCGTTGCTCACTCATCCCGCCTCCGCTGCGCTTGGTCGATGCCGCGCCGGCCATCTCCGCTCCCCTGCTCACGTGGGTACATCAACTGTCAGAGTGACAGTAAGTGACGCCCGGTGCCAGCTCGGGCCTGCCCTGCCCGCACGCTTCGTGGGCGGATCCCCGAGCTGTCGGCAAGGGGGCTCTCACCGCGGCGATTGTACAGATCAGGGGTAGTTCACCCGCTCCGGGGAAGCGGACCCTCGCGCTGTGCGATCCGTTCGTGTCCGGTGCGGACATGGTGGCGCTGAGTGCACGCGCTGCGGCTTCTGACCGGACTACGGCCTTCCCGGACCTCTACTGGTTTGTCCCTCCGGCACTCTCGGCGTGGGCCGGAGTGGCGGCGGGGCGAGCGCTGCTGGGGGCAAGAGCGGCGCCGCTGGAGGCAAGCGTGCCGCCGCTGGCGAGTCCGCCGTCGGCGATGGCGGCTTCCTCTGCGAGTCGTTGTGTGCTGTTGGTGGTCTTGAGCGGCTTCTCCTGGATGAACAGGACGGCGATCAGCGCCAGCAGGGCGAAGGGAGTCGCCCAGAGGAAGAGGTCGGCGGTGGCTGCGCCGTAGGCCTGTTCCACGAGCGCGCGCACGGGTGCGGGCAGGGCGGTCACGTCGGGGACGCGGTGTCCGGAGACATCGCCGCCGGACGATCCCCCTGCTCGCGTCTGGCCTGTGGCCAGCTCGGAGGCGACGCGGTTGGCGAGAATCGCGCCGAGGACGCTGGTGCCGACGGTGCCGCCCATGCTGCGGAAGAAGGACAGTACGGAGGTCGCGCTGCCCAGGTCGGCGGCGCGAACGTCGTTCTGCGCGGCGAGGACCAGGTTCTGCGTCAGCAGGCCGACGCCGATCCCGAAGACGGCCATGTAGAGGCTCAGCAGGCCGAAAGAAGTATCGGATCCGATGGTGGCCAGCAGCGCGAGACCGGCGGTCATGAGGGCGGCGCCCGCGACCAGGTACCGCTTCCACTTGCCGGTCGCGCTGATGAGCTGTCCGGCGGTGGCGGAGGCGGCGAGCGAGCCCAGGATCAGCGGCAGGCTCATCAGGCCCGCGGCGGTGGGGGACTTGCCCATGGCCACCTGGAAGAACTGCGACAGGAACACGGTGCCGCCGAACAGGCCGACACCGACCAGCAGGGAGGCCAGGGTGGTCAGTGCCACGGTGCGGTTACGGAAGAGGCTCAGCGGGATGATCGGCTCGGCGACCTGGGTCTCGACCCGGAGGGCCATACCCAGCAGCAAGGCTCCGCCAATGGTCAGGGCAGCGGTCTGCCAGGAGGCCCAGTCGAACTGGTTGCCCGCCATCGAGATCCAGATGAGCAGTGCGCACACGCCTGTGACGATCAGGAAGGCACCGACGTAGTCGATCTTCACCTCGCGGCGGACGGTCGGCAGGCTGAGGGTGCGCTGCAAGAGCGCGATGGCCAGGAGCGCGAAGGGCACGCCGATGAAGAAGCACCAGCGCCAGCCGAGCCAAGGCGTGTCCACCAGGACGCCGCCGATCAACGGCCCGGCCACGGTGGCGCTGGAGAAGACGGCGCCGAAGACGCCGGAGTACTTGCCCAGCTTGCGTGGCGGGATGACGGCCGCCATCACGACCTGCGTCAAAGCGGTGAGCCCACCCGCCCCCATGCCCTGCACGACCCGGCTGAAGATCAGCGTTCCGACGTCCTGGGAGAACCCGGCCACGAGCGAGCCGACCACGAACATGCCCAGGGAAAGCTGCAAGAGCAGCTTCTTGTTGTAGAGGTCGGACAGCTTGCCCCACAACGGCACGGTTGCCGTCATGGCCAGCAGCTCCGCGGTGATGACCCACGTGTAGGAGGACTGGCCGGCTCCCAGGTCGGCGGTTATCCGGGGCAGCGCGTTGGCGACCACGGTGCCGGCGAGGATGGCGACGAACAAGCCGGCCACCAGCCCCGACACCGTCTGAAGCACCTGCCGGGGAGGCAGCGTCGCCGCCTCCGGCTCCTCCACCGGGGAAACTCTGGTATTCACTACGCTCTCCGAACTCCGACAGCAGGCGGCATGCACGCAGGAGGGCATGCACGATGCCTGACAGCAGGGGATGAGTGGTCATGCGGAACAAGGGCGGGGCATCGGCTTCGCACGAAGCCGCGCACTCCGGCTCCCTGGGAGAGATCTGCGCGCCGAACCAACCCGAGCCGTGCCCCTGACGCCGCCTCGGTGGCGCCGACGGCTACGCCTTGTCCGGTTCGCCGTCCAGGTGCTCGCCGAAGAAGCGCTCCACCGCGCTGAACAGGGCGATCGCGTTCTCCGGGTTCTCGACGGCGTGGCCTTCGTCCTCCATGACCATGTACTCGACCGGGACGCCACGTGCGCGAAGAGCCTCGACCATGTTGTCGGACTCGGTCTGTGCCACCCGGACGTCGTTGGCTCCCTGGGCGATGAACAGCGGTGTGCGGATCTGGTCCACTCGGCTGATCGGCGAGCGGGCCAGCATGTCGGCCTCCTGCCGCGGATCCGCCGGATCGCCGACGTAGCGGTACCAGTTGACGGCGAGGTGGGGTCGGACGAAGTCCGGCTGGCCGCGCATGAATGCGGCGAGGTTCGAGATCCCGACGGCGTCGACCGCGGCGGCGAAGACGTCAGGGGTGAAGGTGACGCCGACCAGCGACGCGTAGCCGCCGTAGGACGCGCCGATGATCGCCACCCGGTCCGGATCCGCGTACCCCTCATCGATGGCCCATCGCACCCCGTCGATGAGGTCGTCGTGCATCTTGCCGGCGAACTCCCCGATCGCCGCCTTGGTGAAGGCCTTGCCGAATCCGGCGGATCCGCGGAAGTTGACCTGCAACGTCGCGTAGCCGCGGTTGGCGAAGAGCTGCGCGACGGGATTGAACCCCCAGCTGTCCCGCGTCCAGGGGCCGCCGTGGACGCACAGGACCAGCGGCAGTCCGGCCGGCTCGATCCCCACGGGCAGTGTCAGGTAGGAGGGGAGCGGAAGGCCGTCCCGCGAGGTGATCGTCACCGGCGTCATCGGCGCCAGTGCCTCGGGATCACGATGCGGGAACGGCCGGTGGAGCAGGCGGCTCTCGCGCGTGGAGTGGTCGTAGTAGTAGGTGACGCCAGGATCGCGGTCGTGGGTGAAACTGACGACCCAGCGCTGCTCGCTCTCGTCGGACGACACCGCGGCAAGATCACCGTCGGACAGCTTCGTCACGTTCTCCAGCACCGCGGCGAAGTGCGGATCCAGCGCGTGGATCACCTGCCGTTCCCCGAGGTAACGCGCACCGATCAGCTCCCCGGTGCGCCGGCTGCGGATGAGGGGCGCCGGAAGGTGGGGGAAGACCTGTGCTCGCGTATCGAGGTCGTGGACCGGGTGGGAGTCGACCTCCGTCTCCTCGCCCGTGGCCAGGTCGAGGCGGACCAGGCGGGTCCGGTCGCTGTCCCGGTTCGAACCCAGCCACACGCCGGTCCCGTCGGGCGTGACCTCCATCGGACAGATGCCCATCGGATAGTCCGTGCCGTCGAACAGGGCGACGCGGCGCAGCGTGCCGGTCGCCGCGTCCCAGCGCGACAGCTCGATGTCGCCGTCCTCGGTCACGTTGGTGGCGAAGGGGTCTCCGCTGCTGCTGTACAGCCAGAAGCCGGCGGCGCCGGGGCTCTTCGCGAGGGTGCGTATGTCACCGGTGGCGATGTCGAGCTCGAAGAGGTCGAACTCGGCACTGCTGCGGCTGTTCGACAAAAATATCGCCTTCCCCGGGCGCTCGGGGGGCAGATCCAGGCCCATGATCCGCGCGCCGGGGAAGGGAGTGAGGTCGATCGCCGCAGCGTCCGGGTCTTCAAGGTCGACGCGGTACAGGTGCACGTTCTCGTCACCGCCCTCGTCCCGTGTGTAGAGCAGCCACCGCGGATCGTCCGTCCAGTGGTAGCTCTGCAGACCGCGGTCTTCGGCGGTCACGCGCCGCGCGTCCCCGGGCGTGTCAACGCTTTCGATCCACACGTTCAGGCGGTTCTTCCAGGGCGCCAGGTAAGCGATCTTGGTGCCGTCCGGCGAGAGAGAGGTGCGCGCACGGAGGGGGGAGCCGAAAAGCTCCTCGACGGTGATGGTGTCCGGCAGTGCCATGTCGATCCTTCCCATAACCAGCGGTTGTTCAGGGGGACTGGGTGACGGGCAGCCGGAGATGTTCGACAACCACCCTCCTGTCACTAAATGACATTGTCACTAAGTGACACCAAAAGCAAGTCGCCAACCCGCCCACACCGCCCCGGAACGGTGACACCGCCCCGAAGCTCGGATCCAGGCCGGTGGACCGAGGGGTGCGGCCGGTGGGCCGAGGGGTGCGGGCTGGTGGACTGGGCGGGTTCACTCTTCGTGGAGCCGTGGCGGGAACCAGTCGCTCGGTCTGGAGGTCTCGGGTGGGACGAGACTGTTGAACCGGGCGAGGTTGCCGGAGTGGCCGCAGGCGGATGACGCTTGCACTAACTGTCACTTAGTGACACCGTCACTAAGTGACAGTTGTAACGTCTATCGAGGAGTTGATTTTTCGTGGCGAACCAGACGGAAGCAGAGGGTCACGAGCGGGGTTCCGGGCCCTCCTCGCCCGAGAAGGGCGCAGGCGAGGCCGACAGGGAAGTGGCGGGCGAGAAACCGCTGGGGTCCAGGGCGCCGCAGTACGTCAAGCGCTCCCGGACGCTGCACCTCGGCTGGCAGGCCGGTGTCTTCGCGATCGGCCTCGCCGTCGTCGTCGCCGGCGTGATCATGCTGCCGCTGCCGGGCCCCGGCTGGCTGGTGATCTTCGCCGGAATGGCCATCTGGGCCACCGAGTTCGTCTGGGCGCAGCTGGTGCTCCGCTGGACCAAACGTAAGGTCGCCGAGGCCACCCGGCGCGCCCTGGACCCGCGCGTCCGCCGCCGGAACATCACTTTGACCGCGGTCGCCGCCGCGATCTGCGCCGCACTGTTGTCGGTGTACCTGTGGAAGTACGGCTTCGCCATGCCCTGGGAGATCAACCGCTGAGCTCAACACTCGGGGCTCCGCTTCGGGGGCGAGAATCTCCGTCCCCGCTCGCCGGATTCGATTCGGCGAGGGCGGACCGCCTGTTCCGGACTCGGCCTACGACGTCCCCTCTGCGGAAGTGCCCCCAGGGCAAGCGCGTCGGCGTCCGTGCGGCCCGCAAAAGGAGCCGAGTCCGGTGAACGTTTGGGTCGCCGAACGCTTGGGTCGCCGCCGATGGGACATCGAGCCGGTCGTGTCCTGACTCACCGGCTGCCGCCGCTCATCGGCTGTCGACGGCTCAACCGCCGATACGAACGCCGCCTTCGCGACTGCCGGGCCTTCCCCGGCCTCGCCGCGGCCCTCCGCTGCCGGCGGTCGAACGGTTGCCGCGACGGGCGGCGCGCCCCGCTGAACGCAGAGATGTGACCCTTCTGCGCGGCTCGTGGATCTTGCCAGGTATGCCACTTAGTGACAATATGCCACTTGCTGACATATGAATGCATGCCGCGACGAGGTGATCTGCGTGACAACGAGAGCGCGCCATGCAAGTGGGATGAGTGAGCAACGACGCCACCGGCTGCGCCTGGAGATCTCGCGTGAGGCCTCGCGCCTGTTTTGGGAACATGGCGTCGCTGCGACCAGCGGGGACCAGATCGCCCGGGCCGTAGGCCTGTCGACGCGCACTGTCTGGCGTCATTTCCGCAGCAAGGAAAGCTGTGCCGAGCCGATCGTGACGCAGGGGGTGGAATGGGAGATGGCCGTGCTGCGCGGATGGCCGCGTCATCTCTCCCTTGAGGAGCACTTCGCCTCGGAGGTCGACAAGTACGATCAGGATGCCGATTCCGCCGATACCCTGCTCGCGATGAAGATGATCCGGCTGGCCGAAAACGAGCCGTCGATCCGGACGGCCTGGCTGATGGCCTGCGATCAAGTGGAACGCGAAATGATCGCGATCGTCGCAAAACGGCTGGCGCGTCCGGTCGACGACATCGGGGTGCGGCTGCGCGGAGCGGCTGCTTCTGCCGCTTTTCGGGTCGTCAACGAGGACATCGGCGCCGCCGTGCTACGTGGTGCCGACCCCCGGGAATTCGCCGACGTGTCCCTACGTGTCGCACATGCTGTACGCAACGCCGTGGGAGGCGACATCGGAGATCCGGTATCTCCTGAACCAGACCTCCTGGACCGGCCTTTCTGAATCACTCCGGCCTCGTCCACGAACAGCCGGCGTCCACGAACAGCCGGTGTCCCGCCCGCCGAGGAGGGCGGGCGGGGACGTGGGTCGTGCGGGCCGGTCTACGGCTCGGTGCCGTAGACCAGGGACCCGTTCACGTAGACGGTGATCCGCGACATGTCGGCGTACGACGTACCCGTGCCGTGGCTCCAGTCGTCGTCCTCGGCGAAGTTCGACCAGTCCGTCTTGTTCAGCCGTAGCTGGATGTCGCCGGTGTTCGCCCCCGCGGCCAGGCTGCCGGAGGAGAACGAGACCTGCGCGTAGTGGTCGGCGCCGGTCCTGGCGGACGACAGCGCCGTCACGGAGGACTTCACCGTCGAGCAGCCGAGCTGCGCGTAGTCGCACGAGGTGGAGAACGCGGACGCGCCGGACTCCTTGGTGAACCAGTACCGCACGGTGACCTTGCTCAGGTCGGCCGCGGACGTGCCGCTGTTCACCAACCGCAGGCCCGGCTTGATCTGCGAGTCCCTGGGGGCGGAGTCGTTGTTCTTGTACTGCGCCTTCAGGCCCGACGTGCCGCCCGGACCCGACGCCTGCGTCGTCGCCGGCGTGGCGGAGGAGGCCGCGGAGACGTTGCCCGCTGTGTCTCGTGACCGCACCGTGTAGCTGTAGGAGGTGGAGGCCGTCAGGCCCGTGTCGGTGTAGGACGTGGCACTGGTGCCGCCCGCCTTCACGCCGTTCCGGTAGACGTCGTATCCGGCCACGCCGGTGTCGTCGGTGGAGGCCGACCACGCCAGGGAGACGCTGTCCGCGGTGGTGCCCGAGACCGTCAGACCGGCCGGAACGCTCGGCGCCCGGGTGTCGCCGGGCTCGCCCGGGTTCTCGCCGCCGTCGCCGACCGCCGGGTAGGCGTTGGCGAGGAGCTGGCGGAACTGGGCCGGGAACCAGTGGCCCGCGAGGGGGGCGTCCGCGAGGGCGCCGCTCATGTTGTAGCCGTTGCGGCCGTTGCCGGTGTACGTCGGGTCGCACATCCGGTCGAAGCCCTTGCCTTCGTCGTTGTCGATGGCCTTGCTCGAACCATCGGACTCGCCCGGCGGCTTGGCCCACACGTACGCGTCGATGCCGGTGGCGGGAGCGGCCTTCGGGCGCTCGCCGAGACCGGCGCCGGACTGGTTGCACCAGTTGCCCGCGTGGATGCGGCGGTCGACGCGCCCGCCGTCGACGTACGCGTCCACGGACGTCGTGGGGCCGGGGCCGGAAGGCCGCTGGGAGCCGCCCCAGCCGTTGCGCGCGGTGTCGACGAGCATGCCGATGCCGGAGTCGAAGCCCTGGGCGACCAGCGCCGAACGCAGCCCCTGTGCGTAGGTCTTCTCATCCACGTACTGGTTCCAGTCGATCCACTTGGACTGGCGCACGGTGGTGCCGTTCACCGTGTCCGTCACTTTGACGTTGGGCTCTTCGAGTGCGGAGTAGTTGGCGGTGTTCACGATGAAGCCGTGCACATCACCCACGGTGGCGCCGTTGGTGGTGGCGGCCTTCTTGAACTCCTGCGCTGCGGGGACGAGGTTGCTGTCCCAGCCGAGCCAGCCGTGGTGGGCGGCGTCGACGTAGTTGTAGACGTTGGGGATGTCGCCGAGCGAGGCGAGGGCGTAGCCGACGCCCTTCTCGTAGTTCCCGTTCGCCTTCATCGTCGCGCACGCCTCCGTGGAGCCGTCGGTGCCGCCGGCGTTC
This sequence is a window from Streptomyces sp. NBC_01775. Protein-coding genes within it:
- a CDS encoding MDR family MFS transporter; protein product: MNTRVSPVEEPEAATLPPRQVLQTVSGLVAGLFVAILAGTVVANALPRITADLGAGQSSYTWVITAELLAMTATVPLWGKLSDLYNKKLLLQLSLGMFVVGSLVAGFSQDVGTLIFSRVVQGMGAGGLTALTQVVMAAVIPPRKLGKYSGVFGAVFSSATVAGPLIGGVLVDTPWLGWRWCFFIGVPFALLAIALLQRTLSLPTVRREVKIDYVGAFLIVTGVCALLIWISMAGNQFDWASWQTAALTIGGALLLGMALRVETQVAEPIIPLSLFRNRTVALTTLASLLVGVGLFGGTVFLSQFFQVAMGKSPTAAGLMSLPLILGSLAASATAGQLISATGKWKRYLVAGAALMTAGLALLATIGSDTSFGLLSLYMAVFGIGVGLLTQNLVLAAQNDVRAADLGSATSVLSFFRSMGGTVGTSVLGAILANRVASELATGQTRAGGSSGGDVSGHRVPDVTALPAPVRALVEQAYGAATADLFLWATPFALLALIAVLFIQEKPLKTTNSTQRLAEEAAIADGGLASGGTLASSGAALAPSSARPAATPAHAESAGGTNQ
- a CDS encoding S9 family peptidase; translated protein: MALPDTITVEELFGSPLRARTSLSPDGTKIAYLAPWKNRLNVWIESVDTPGDARRVTAEDRGLQSYHWTDDPRWLLYTRDEGGDENVHLYRVDLEDPDAAAIDLTPFPGARIMGLDLPPERPGKAIFLSNSRSSAEFDLFELDIATGDIRTLAKSPGAAGFWLYSSSGDPFATNVTEDGDIELSRWDAATGTLRRVALFDGTDYPMGICPMEVTPDGTGVWLGSNRDSDRTRLVRLDLATGEETEVDSHPVHDLDTRAQVFPHLPAPLIRSRRTGELIGARYLGERQVIHALDPHFAAVLENVTKLSDGDLAAVSSDESEQRWVVSFTHDRDPGVTYYYDHSTRESRLLHRPFPHRDPEALAPMTPVTITSRDGLPLPSYLTLPVGIEPAGLPLVLCVHGGPWTRDSWGFNPVAQLFANRGYATLQVNFRGSAGFGKAFTKAAIGEFAGKMHDDLIDGVRWAIDEGYADPDRVAIIGASYGGYASLVGVTFTPDVFAAAVDAVGISNLAAFMRGQPDFVRPHLAVNWYRYVGDPADPRQEADMLARSPISRVDQIRTPLFIAQGANDVRVAQTESDNMVEALRARGVPVEYMVMEDEGHAVENPENAIALFSAVERFFGEHLDGEPDKA
- a CDS encoding TIGR02611 family protein; this translates as MANQTEAEGHERGSGPSSPEKGAGEADREVAGEKPLGSRAPQYVKRSRTLHLGWQAGVFAIGLAVVVAGVIMLPLPGPGWLVIFAGMAIWATEFVWAQLVLRWTKRKVAEATRRALDPRVRRRNITLTAVAAAICAALLSVYLWKYGFAMPWEINR
- a CDS encoding TetR/AcrR family transcriptional regulator produces the protein MSEQRRHRLRLEISREASRLFWEHGVAATSGDQIARAVGLSTRTVWRHFRSKESCAEPIVTQGVEWEMAVLRGWPRHLSLEEHFASEVDKYDQDADSADTLLAMKMIRLAENEPSIRTAWLMACDQVEREMIAIVAKRLARPVDDIGVRLRGAAASAAFRVVNEDIGAAVLRGADPREFADVSLRVAHAVRNAVGGDIGDPVSPEPDLLDRPF